A window from Neoarius graeffei isolate fNeoGra1 chromosome 14, fNeoGra1.pri, whole genome shotgun sequence encodes these proteins:
- the LOC132898655 gene encoding leucine-rich repeat, immunoglobulin-like domain and transmembrane domain-containing protein 1: MVGLGLENAPRGNRFKFRNSSTDSDQSNAFFSGLPVLSSTCPAQCSCFYHKLSDGAKARSVLCNDPELTSIPTNFPSDISKLRIEKTDITQISSEAFISLRNLEFLWMCFNSLSGLEVDSFRGLRMLNELRLEGNFITSFPWESLTDMPKLRLLDLHNNQITSIPAEAAVYIKNLTYLDLSTNSLTTVPSEVMLMWFSAKPAQEAKNSKMILGLHDNPWQCDCRLFDLVQFQKSPSSTSAFIDTHLRCSEPESFSGVLFLDVEIRRCQAPRVHTAVAKVRSSVGNNVLLRCGTVGVPMPELTWSRADGKAINGTVHEEVSTEGINWSILSILTASSHDSGKYVCTANNFVGSANAVISLVISETQQVNEAAVMKTGTKKNGSFGRAAYQEKLIARYIPPTSTSRDVPIIGPFNASKSIGSSKIESYSTSDGVLDGKTSVNSLEMDMDKNVLSNLAANASSLQQGPEKRVVRSVKVIGDTDHTVLINWRAPSATNNTWFSVLYAVFGERDMRRIIVGPGKHRITIEGLVPKTKYIACVCVKGLIPKKEQCVIFSTDEAASASGTQKLINVVVITVACVIAVPLTLIVCCGALKRRLQKLMGRRLKDNQDSYVTFETLTPGGKAKGMEGEYLTHLNQDESNRLLSARSSVDSEAVNRTEGHPNEYYC, translated from the exons ATGGTAGGTCTTGGTTTAGAAAATGCTCCAAGAGGAAACCGCTTCAAGTTTAGAAACTCATCAACTGATTCAGACCAGAGCAATG CCTTTTTCAGTGGACTTCCTGTCCTCAGCAGCACCTGTCCAGCACAGTGCAGCTGTTTTTACCACAAACTCAGTGATGGAGCCAAGGCTCG GAGTGTATTGTGCAATGATCCTGAGCTCACCTCCATCCCCACCAACTTCCCCTCAGACATTTCAAAGCTTCGTATTGAAAAGACTGACATTACCCAAATCTCCAGTGAGGCCTTTATCTCCCTCAGAAATCTCGAATTCCTCTGGATGTGCTTCAACTCTCTTTCTGGTCTCGAGGTAGACAGTTTCCGTGGCCTGAGAATGCTCAATGAGCTTCGTCTTGAGGGTAATTTCATCACCTCGTTCCCATGGGAGAGTTTAACTGACATGCCCAAACTCAGACTGCTGGATTTGCACAACAACCAGATCACCAGCATCCCAGCTGAGGCAGCGGTCTACATTAAAAACCTCACTTACCTCGATTTGTCCACTAACAGTCTCACTACAGTGCCATCTGAAGTGATGCTGATGTGGTTCTCAGCAAAACCAGCACAGGAGGCCAAGAACTCAAAGATGATTTTGG GCCTTCATGATAACCCATGGCAGTGTGACTGTCGGTTGTTTGACCTGGTTCAGTTCCAGAAGTCTCCGTCCTCCACATCAGCCTTCATTGACACTCACCTGCGCTGTTCGGAGCCTGAGAGTTTTTCCGGCGTCCTCTTCTTGGATGTGGAGATACGGAGGTGCCAGGCACCACGGGTCCACACAGCCGTGGCTAAGGTTCGCAGTTCAGTAGGCAACAATGTCCTGCTCCGCTGTGGCACTGTTGGAGTGCCGATGCCTGAGCTCACCTGGTCCCGGGCTGATGGAAAAGCTATCAACGGTACAG TTCATGAGGAGGTTTCAACTGAAGGCATCAACTGGTCTATCCTCAGCATCCTCACAGCATCATCTCATGACTCAGGCAAATACGTCTGCACAGCAAATAATTTTGTGGGCAGTGCCAATGCTGTCATCTCTCTCGTTATTTCAGAAACACAACAGGTCAATGAGGCTGCTGTCATGAAAACTGGCACCAAGAAGAATGGAAGCTTTGGAAGAGCAGCATATCAAGAGAAACTCATCGCAAGATACATCCCTCCAACCTCCACTTCTAGAGATGTTCCCATCATTGGGCCTTTTAATGCATCAAAATCCATAGGATCATCCAAGATTGAGAGCTACAGCACCTCTGATGGAGTCTTGGATGGCAAAACCTCAGTGAACAGCTTAGAAATGGACATGGACAAGAATGTGTTGAGCAATTTGGCAGCCAACGCTTCTTCCCTCCAGCAAGGTCCAGAGAAGAGGGTGGTACGTTCAGTCAAAGTCATCGGCGACACCGATCACACAGTGTTGATTAACTGGCGAGCTCCATCTGCGACCAACAACACATGGTTTAGTGTTCTTTATGCTGTATTTGGTGAGAGAGACATGAGACGCATCATTGTCGGTCCTGGGAAGCACCGGATCACCATCGAAGGCCTTGTTCCCAAAACCAAGTATATCGCCTGTGTATGTGTGAAAGGTCTAATCCCAAAGAAGGAGCAGTGTGTGATCTTCTCAACTGATGAGGCAGCAAGTGCGAGTGGTACTCAGAAGCTTATCAACGTGGTGGTGATCACGGTGGCTTGTGTCATCGCGGTGCCTCTCACCTTGATCGTTTGCTGCGGAGCTCTGAAAAGACGACTCCAGAAGCTCATGGGAAGAAGATTGAAAGACAATCAGGACTCGTATGTGACCTTTGAGACTCTCACACCAGGTGGCAAGGCGAAAGGGATGGAAGGGGAGTACCTCACCCACCTCAACCAAGACGAGTCCAACCGCCTGCTCTCGGCTCGCTCCAGCGTCGATTCCGAGGCTGTAAACAGAACTGAGGGACATCCGAATGAGTATTACTGCTAA